In one window of Ficedula albicollis isolate OC2 unplaced genomic scaffold, FicAlb1.5 N00751, whole genome shotgun sequence DNA:
- the LOC107604467 gene encoding interferon-induced very large GTPase 1-like translates to MLKKFLDSSLNRLYRSILSAVSLSTQIVKDREDREDKISLWLDEFCRELAEVINLPRSDLKAIEHQEVTDIEFLSSVMAEGLAAVKDRIKAEFTDADLSSFSRQPHTILAEHFSGCWEQCPFCGAVCTNTMRDHDGDHQLVFHRPQALREFTWYKPFLFFWMYNSHELVIDICSSSVASNCKFRFRNGPWIPFRKYRDAGPPVSNWRILPDSSMQAYWKWFVSRFRTELEAFCNGKFQGRGVIPEAWQRITKQEALSELDRL, encoded by the exons ATGCTGAAGAAGTTTTTAGATTCTTCCCTTAATCGTCTCTACCGCAGCATCCTTTCAGCCGTTTCTTTATCAAC CCAAATTGTCAAAGacagagaagacagagaagATAAAATCTCTCTCTGGCTGGATGAATTTTGCAGGGAATTGGCAGAGGTGATCAACTTGCCCAGAAGTGACCTGAAGGCCATCGAGCATCAGGAGGTCACAGACATTGAGTTCCTGAGCAGTGTCATGGCAGAAGGTCTGGCTGCTGTGAAGGACAGGATCAAGGCAGAATTTACTGATGCGGACTTGAGCTCATTTTCAAGGCAGCCTCACACCATCCTGGCAGAGCATTTTTcggggtgctgggagcagtgtcCCTTTTGTGGGGCTGTCTGCACAAACACCATGCGGGATCATGATGGAGACCATCAGCTGGTCTTCCATCGCCCACAGGCTTTAAGAGAATTCACATGGTAtaagccttttttatttttttggatgTATAATTCACACGAATTGGTTATTGATATTTGTTCCAGTTCTGTTGCAAGTAACTGCAAATTCAGATTTCGTAATGGCCCATGGATTCCTTTCAGAAAATACCGTGATGCTGGACCTCCTGTTTCCAATTGGAGGATTCTTCCAGATTCATCCATGCAGGCGTACTGGAAATGGTTTGTGTCTCGTttcaggacagagctggaagCGTTCTGCAATGGGAAATTTCAGGGCAGAGGAGTAATCCCTGAGGCTTGGCAGAGAATTACCAAGCAGGAAGCACTGTCTGAGCTGGACAGGCTTTAG